A portion of the Scleropages formosus chromosome 15, fSclFor1.1, whole genome shotgun sequence genome contains these proteins:
- the pygl gene encoding glycogen phosphorylase, liver form: MAAPLSDHEKRKQISIRGIVGVENVSEIKKGFNRHLHFTLVKDRNIATHRDYYFALAHTVRDHLVGRWIRTQQFYYETDPKRVYYLSLEFYMGRTLQNTMINLGLQNACDEAIYQLGLDMEDLEEVEEDAGLGNGGLGRLAACFLDSMATLGLAAYGYGIRYEYGIFNQRIKEGWQVEEADDWLRHGNPWEKARPEYMLPVHFYGRVEETKKGPKWVDTQVVLAMPYDTPVPGYMNNTVNTMRLWSARAPNDFNLQDFNVGDYIQAVLDRNLAENISRVLYPNDHFFVGKELRLKQEYFVVAATLQDIIRRFKTSKREHTSSTISFDTFPDKVAIQLNDTHPALAIPELMRILVDIEKLHWDKAWNITKRTFAYTNHTVLPEALERWPIQLLETLLPRHLQIIYEINQKHLDRIAALFPKDLDRLRRTSLIEEDGGKRINMAHLCIVGSHAVNGVAQIHSNIIKTDVFKDFSELEPDKFQNKTNGITPRRWLLLCNPGLAELIAEAIGEEYVKDLSQLKKLNDFVDDDTFIRDISKVKQDNKEKFAQYLEKVYKVKINPSSMFDVHVKRIHEYKRQLLNCLHIISMYNRIKKDPTAPFVPRTVIIGGKAAPGYHMAKMIIKLITSVAEVVNNDPVLDDKLKVIFLENYRVSLAEKVIPATDLSEQISLAGTEASGTGNMKFMLNGALTIGTMDGANVEMAEEAGEDNLFIFGMRVEDVSEIDKKGYNAMKYYEQIPDLKQVIDQIKSGFFSPQQPALFKDITEMLFKHDRFKVFADYEDYVCCQERVSRLYQKPKEWTKKVIKNIAASGKFSSDRTITEYATEIWGVEPTDLKIPSPNEPREAIEETARALKKASIL; the protein is encoded by the exons ATGGCCGCACCGCTGTCGGACCATGAGAAAAGAAAGCAGATCAGCATTAGAGGAATAGTCGGGGTGGAGAACGTGTCCGAGATCAAGAAGGGCTTCAACCGACACCTGCACTTCACTCTGGTCAAAGACAGGAACATCGCCACCCACAGGGATTATTATTTCGCTCTTGCGCACACAGTTCGAGATCATTTGGTAGGAAGGTGGATCAGAACGCAGCAGTTCTATTATGAAACTGACCCAAAG CGTGTGTATTACCTGTCCTTGGAGTTCTACATGGGACGCACCCTGCAGAATACCATGATCAACTTGGGTCTGCAGAATGCCTGTGATGAGGCCATATACCAG CTTGGGTTGGACATGGAGGACTTGGAAGAGGTGGAGGAAGATGCTGGACTTGGGAATGGTGGACTGGGAAGACTAGCGG CTTGCTTCTTGGATTCCATGGCTACACTTGGCCTTGCAGCATATGGGTATGGTATTCGTTATGAGTATGGGATTTTCAACCAGAGGATTAAGGAAGGTTGGCAG GTAGAGGAGGCAGACGATTGGCTGAGGCATGGCAACCCCTGGGAGAAAGCCCGCCCAGAATACATGCTTCCCGTTCACTTCTATGGCCGGGTTGAGGAGACCAAAAAAGGGCCTAAATGGGTGGACACACAG GTTGTCCTGGCTATGCCCTATGACACCCCTGTTCCTGGTTACATGAATAATACTGTGAATACCATGAGACTCTGGTCAGCACGTGCACCCAATGACTTCAACTTGCAGGACT TCAATGTTGGTGACTACATCCAGGCTGTTCTGGACAGGAACCTTGCCGAAAACATCTCTCGAGTACTCTACCCAAATGACCAC TTCTTTGTGGGGAAGGAGCTGCGATTAAAGCAGGAGTACTTCGTAGTGGCTGCTACTCTCCAAGATATTATCCGTCGATTTAAGACCTCAAAGAGGGAACACACCTCATCCACCATTTCTTTTGACACCTTTCCCGACAAA GTTGCCATTCAACTGAATGACACCCATCCTGCCTTGGCAATTCCAGAGCTCATGAGAATTTTAGTTGACATTGAGAAGCTCCACTGGGATAAA GCCTGGAACATCACCAAGCGCACCTTTGCCTACACCAACCACACGGTGTTGCCTGAAGCTCTGGAACGATGGCCAATACAGCTGCTAGAGACTCTGCTACCTAGGCACTTGCAGATTATCTATGAAATTAACCAGAAACACCTGGAT aGGATTGCTGCTCTTTTTCCAAAAGACTTGGATCGTTTGCGCAGGACGTCCCTGATTGAGGAGGACGGAGGAAAGAGAATTAACATGGCACATCTGTGCATTGTGGGTTCTCATGCTGTCAATGGAGTTGCCCAGATCCACTCCAACATCATAAAGACTGATGT ATTCAAAGACTTCAGTGAGCTGGAACCTGACAAGTTCCAGAACAAAACCAATGGCATCACACCTCGACGCTGGCTACTGCTCTGCAATCCTGGATTGGCTGAACTCATAGCAGAG GCTATTGGGGAGGAATATGTAAAAGATCTAAGCCAGCTAAAGAAGTTGAATGACTTTGTGGATGATGATACTTTTATCCGAGACATATCAAAAGTAAAGCAG GACAACAAGGAGAAGTTTGCTCAGTACCTGGAAAAGGTGTACAAAGTGAAGATAAACCCTTCCTCCATGTTTGACGTCCACGTGAAGAGGATCCACGAGTACAAACGGCAGCTTCTGAACTGTCTACACATTATCAGCATGTACAATC GCATAAAGAAGGATCCAACAGCACCCTTTGTACCCCGAACAGTGATTATCGGTGgcaaa GCGGCCCCAGGGTACCATATGGCCAAAATGATCATCAAGCTTATAACTTCTGTGGCTGAAGTAGTGAACAATGACCCTGTACTAGACGACAAGCTGAAGGTCATTTTCTTGGAGAACTACAGGGTCTCTCTTGCAGAGAAAG TGATCCCAGCTACTGACCTTTCGGAGCAGATCTCACTGGCTGGTACAGAGGCTTCTGGCACTGGAAACATGAAGTTCATGCTGAATGGAGCCCTCACCATTGGCACCATGGATGGGGCCAATGTGGAAATGGCTGAGGAAGCTGGCGAAGACAATCTTTTTATCTTTGGCATGAGAGTGGAAGATGTGTCAGAAATTGACAAAAAAGG TTATAATGCCATGAAATACTACGAGCAGATCCCTGACCTGAAGCAGGTCATTGACCAGATCAAAAGTGGATTCTTCTCCCCCCAGCAACCAGCTCTTTTCAAAGACATCACAGAAATGCTGTTCAAACATGACCG CTTTAAAGTGTTTGCGGACTATGAAGACTACGTTTGTTGCCAAGAGAGGGTCAGCAGGCTTTATCAG AAACCAAAGGAGTGGACtaagaaggtgatcaagaaCATTGCTGCCTCCGGGAAGTTCTCCAGTGACCGAACCATCACTGAATATGCTACAGAAATTTGGGGTGTTGAGCCAACAGACCTAAAGATTCCATCTCCAAATGAGCCACGTGAAGCCATTGAGGAGACGGCAAGGGCCCTTAAGAAGGCATCCATCCTCTAA
- the LOC108919617 gene encoding monoacylglycerol lipase ABHD12-like, whose protein sequence is MKRRYNNRKPKNAGDSARKVELEKEEIKKCSSVVKNKWLLRVGTAFLALFIVYLSVPFVLYCFPWIVGHLVYSHSFRIPFVDLSHPEDFSLNHTVNFYLTPEEGITVGVWQTVPDNQWQKAQGKDLEWYKESLKDSTPVIVYLHGNMGTRALSHRVELIKVLSAAGFNVLTMDYRGYGDSTGQPSEAGMTADAVYLYRWVKAYSGSSSVCLWGHSLGSGVATNAALKLQSDGFPVDCVILEAPFTNIYEEAAARNMVYWMFPGFENFIRYTLALNNLSFPNDENLKTLRSHLLLLHAEDDNIVPFHMSQKLYHIAKDAKNKHVRMETYTQSLGYSHNGIYRDPQLSRKIWQFLQLLQK, encoded by the exons ATGAAAAGGAGATATAATAACCGCAAGCCAAAGAATGCTGGGGATTCAGCTCGAAAAGTTGAGCTtgaaaaggaggaaataaagaaatgttcGAGCGTGGTTAA aaacaagtgGCTACTGAGAGTCGGAACGGCTTTTCTTGCACTCTTCATCGTCTACCTCTCCGTGCCATTCGTGCTCTACTGCTTCCCTTGGATCGTGGGTCATCTCGTCTATTCCCATTCCT TCAGGATTCCCTTTGTGGATCTCAGTCATCCAGAGGATTTCTCACTAAATCACACAGTTAATTTCTATCTCACACCAGAGGAAGGTATCACAGTTGGTGTGTG GCAGACTGTCCCAGATAACCAGTGGCAAAAAGCACAGGGAAAAGACCTTGAATGGTACAAGGAGTCCCTTAAAGATAGCACCCCTGTCATTGTCtatctccatggcaacatggGGACCAG GGCGCTAAGTCACAGAGTTGAGCTCATAAAG GTGTTGAGTGCTGCTGGGTTCAATGTTCTTACTATGGACTACAGAG GTTACGGGGATTCTACAGGGCAGCCCAGTGAGGCTGGTATGACTGCAGACGCTGTCTACCTGTATCGTTGGGTAAAAGCATACAGTGGCAGCAGCTCAGTGTGTCTCTGGGGGCACTCCCTTGGCTCTGG GGTGGCCACCAACGCTGCACTTAAACTACAGAGTGATG GGTTTCCCGTTGATTGCGTGATTCTTGAGGCTCCCTTCACAAATATTTATGAGGAGGCTGCCGCTCGCAATATG GTTTACTGGATGTTTCCGGGATTTGAAAACTTCATCCGCTATACTTTGGCTCTGAACAATTTGAGCTTCCCTAATGATGAAAA CTTGAAGACATTAAGGAGCCACCTTCTGCTCTTGCATGCAGAGGATGACAATATTGTACCTTTCCACATGAGTCAGAAG TTGTACCATATTGCAAAGGACGCCAAGAACAAGCATGTCAGAATGGAGACTTACACTCAGTCTTTGGGTTACTCTCATAATGGCATCTACAGGGATCCTCAGTTGTCCAGAAAAATCTG GcagtttctgcagctgctgcagaagtaA